From the Terriglobia bacterium genome, the window CATTCCAGCCCGCGCCGCGAAAGATCGCTTCCAGTTCCTGGATGATGTTTCCGTTGCCACGCACGGGACCATCGAGGCGCTGCAGGTTGCAGTTGATCACAAAGATGAGATTGTCCAGCTTTTCGCGCGCCGCCAGGGTAATGGCTCCAAGAGATTCCGGCTCATCGGTTTCTCCGTCGCCCAGGAAGGCCCAGACTTTAGCGTCCGACGGTTTCCTCAGGCCCCGATCCTCCAGGTAGCGATTGAACCAGGCACGATAGATGGCCATGATCGGGCCGAGTCCCATGGAGACGGTGGGAAACTCCCAGAAATCGGGCATCAGCCAGGGATGTGGATACGAGGACAGGCCGCCTCCCTCCTTGGTTTCGCGCCGGAAGTTTTCCATTTGCTCCACAGTCAGGCGCCCTTCCAAGAACGCACGGGCATAGATCCCCGGGGAGGCGTGCCCTTGAAAGTAAATGAAATCGGGGTCCTGATGATTCTTGCCGCGGAAGAAGTGGTTGAAGCCGACTTCATAGAGGGTTGCGGTCGAGGCATAGGTGGAGATGTGCCCCCCGATGCCGGATGCCAGCCGGTTGGCGCGCACCACCATCGCCAGTGCATTCCAACGCGCCAGGCTCTTGATGCGCCGTTCGATCTCCCGGCTCCCCGGATAAGTAGGCTCCTCCTCGGCGCGGATGGTGTTGATGTAGGGGGTAGTGGCGGAATAAGGGAGCTTGACGCCTGCCTCCTCCGCGCGAATGCGCAACTGCTGCAGTATTCGCCTGGCGCGGTCGGCCCCCCCTGCCTTCAAGACGTAATCAAGAGAATCGAGCCATTCGCGGGTCTCGATCCGTTCAGATTCGGCTAACTCCTCGGCACTCGGATTCTCCATCTTCAGCCTCCGTGCTTCAAATGATAAATCCAATACCGTCTTTTGCAATACGTTGCGATGTTTTTGGACGCATGTCAAAAACTGCAACACCGCCGTTGAACTACTCCTGAATTCTCCGATCATCAGACAACTGCCTCACAGTATCACAAGGGAATGGCGTTTCGTGTAGTGGCCGTAGCGGGAAGCGTGGGTTAGAATATTTGATATGAGCGAACGGGGGAGATTCGGCGTTTTTAATGAGGGGTATGTCGCGGAACTTTACGAGCGCTATCGGCGGGATCCCGCGTCCGTCGATCCGGCCAGCAGAGCCATTTTTGAGCGATGGGCTCCGCCTCCGCCGGAGAGCATGTCGCAGCAGCCCGCCACCTTGGCGGCTCTGCCTTGCGGGAAGATCGTGGGGGCAGTCAACTATGTCGAGTCCATCCGCAAGTTCGGCTATATGGACGCCCGGATCGATCCCCTCGGGAGCCCGCCACCCGGTGACCCTACTCTAGCGATCGAATCCCACGACGTCACGGAAGACGATTTGCGCAAACTGCCGGCCGGCATCGTGGTCGGCGCGATCGCGGAGGGGAAGGCGAACGCACTCGAAGTAGTCCAAGCCTTGCGCCGGGTCTACTGCTCCAGCATCGGCTACGATTACGCTCACCTGCGGGGCCCCGAGGAACGCGCGTGGCTGCTCCAGGCGGCTGAATCGGGATGGTTCCGGCCGCCCGCCCATCCGATCGATCCCACGGCATTGCTGGAACGCCTGACAGAGGTCGAAACCTTCTCACGCTTTCTGCTGCATACCTTCCCGGGCAAATCCATCTTTTGCGGTGCAGGGCTGGACATGTTGATCCCGATCCTGGATGAGGTGATCGGAGCGGCTGCGGAGTCGGGCGTACGCAATATCCTGATCGGCATGGCGCACCGCGCGCGCGTGGACGTCCTGGCTCAGGTTCTGAAGAAACCCTACGCGCAGATTCTGACGGAGTTCAAAGATCCTATGCGAGGCCGCAACTTCCGTGAGGATCTCGGCTGGACCGGCGATGTGAAGTACCACGCAGGCGCGCGCCGCGCGTTGGACGGCGGCAAGCAGATCAATGTGGTGATCGCAATTCCGCCCAATCCAAGTCACCTCGAGGCCATCGATCCGGTGGTCGAAGGAATGGCGCGGGCAGCCGGCACGGATGCGGGAGATCCTGGATCGCCACGCTTTGATCCCACGCGGATGCTTCCCGTTCTGCTTCATGGTGACGCCAGTTTCATCGGCCAGGGAGTTGTGGCCGAGACACTCAATTTCGAAAGGCTCCCGGGCTATACCACCGGCGGCACCGTCCACATAATCGTCAATAACCAGTTAGGATACACCACCACGACCGCGGAATCGCGCAGCACACTCTATGCCAGTGATCTCGCCCGAGGGTTCAAGATTCCCATTGCCCATGTAAACGCCGACGATCCGGAAGCCTGCGTCGAAGTTGCACGCCTGGCGTTCGCCTATCGCGCCCGCTTCCATCGTGATTTCTTGATCGATCTCGTGGGTTATCGGCGCTACGGACATAATGAGGGTGATGAGCCGCGCTTTACGCAACCGCTCATGTACCAGAAGATCGACTCGCACCCGACGGTCCGCGAGATCTGGGCCCGGACTCTCCTGGAGAGGGGGGGTGTGGACCAAGGCCTGCCCGATCAACTCCTGCGCAAACACACGGAAGCGCTTCAGCGCGCCTGGGAACAGCTTCGGCCGGAAGAAGTGCTCGTGGAACCGACTCCGGCTCGTCCTCCCGCCGGCGCCGCACGCAAGGCACGAACCGCGGTTGCCGCGGAACGCTTGCGCGAGCTGAATCGCGCGCTCCTCGAACTGCCGCACGGCTTCACGCTTCACAGCAAACTGGTGCGTGCCCGGGAACGACGTCGAAAGGAACTTGACGATCCGGATGCCAAAACCATCCACTGGGCCACTGCCGAAGACTTGGCATTCGCTTCCATTCTGGCAGACGGCATCCCCATACGCCTGACGGGTCAAGACGTCGAACGAGGAACTTTCAGCCAGCGGCACTGTGTGCTCCACGACCTGAAAACCGGCGCATCCTTCACGCCGCTTCAGGCTCTGCCCCAGGCCCGAGCTTCGTTCGCAGTCTTCAACAGCCCGCTGACGGAAAATGCCGCCGTGGGCTTCGAGTACGGCTACAGCCTGCAGGAGCCGTCCCGGTTCGTGCTCTGGGAGGCACAATACGGTGACTTCATCAACGGGGCACAGGTCATGATCGACGAATTCATTCTCTCCGCCCGTGCCAAGTGGGGGCTGATCCCTTCTCTGGCCCTGCTGCTGCCGCACGGCTTCGAAGGTCAAGGGCCCGATCATTCGAGCGCCCGGCCGGAGCGCTTCCTGCAACTCGCCGCTGAAACCAACGTGCGCGTCGCCAACTGCACGACCGCAGCCCAGTATTTTCACCTGCTGCGCCTGCAGGCGAGCCTCCTGAAAATCGATCCCCTGCCGCTGGTCGTGATGACACCGAAGAGCCTGCTGCGTCACCCGCTGGTTGCCTCTCCGCTCCGCGATCTCGCGGAAGGAAGCTGGCAACGCGTGATCGACGACGCCCATGCCCGGCGCACCCCGGAAGGGATAAACCGGCTGATTCTATGCAGCGGCAAGATCTACGTCGACCTGGTCGGGAGCAGTTATCGGGGAAAGAACCCGGCCATCGCCATTTGCCGCCTGGAACAACTTTGCCCGTTTCCACAAGAAGAGCTGATGCCGGTGCTCGATGGCTACCGCAACCTGGAAGAGGTAGTCTGGGTACAGGAGGAGCCCGAGAACATGGGCGCATGGGATTTCGTGCGCCCGCTTCTGCGCCGGCTGATTCAGGGACGCTGGCCCCTGCGCTATGTCGGCCGAAGCCGGAGCTCCAGCCCTGCCGAGGGATCTGCAGCGCGACACGCGCACAATCAGGATGCGATTGTGCGCCAGGCTTACAATCCGCGCCTCGACATCGGCCAGGAAGACATGGTGCTGATCGAGAAACTGTAACTCTACCTGGAGAGACGGATCATGCCCGTGAATCTTGTTGTGTCCCAACTGGGTGAGTCGGTTGTGGAAGCCACCGTAGGCCACTGGCGTAAAGCCGAAGGAGACTTCGTCAACCCGGGCGAAGTCGTCGTCGAGCTTGAGACCGACAAGGTGGATCTCGAGGTCGGCGCGACCCATGCCGGCGTGCTGACCCGTATTGAGCGCAGTGAAGGCCAAACGGTCAAGATCGGCGACGTGCTCGCGGTGATCGCGGAAGCCGCGCCCGGTCCCGATGCAGGGCCGGAGAAGCCGCGCGAGACCCCGACCGTACCTCCGGAGAGAACCCCGGCGAAGGAAACTCCATCGCCCGCACCCCGGACTATGCCCGGTCCGGAACCGACAGCCACTCCAAGATCGACTCCTTCGGCACGACGGCTCGCGCTCGAGAAAGGGGTGGACTTGCGGCAAGTGCCGGCCTCTGACGAAGGGGCGCCGATTACGCCGGCGGATGTGGAGGGATACGCAGATGCCGGGGAGGACAGAACGGAGGCTGCCCTTGCAGCCGGGGCTCCTTCCATGGTACCGGCTGCTCCTGTCGAAGAGGCGCCGGGAGAGGAGCGGATTCGCATGTCCCGCCGCCGGCTCACCATCGCCACGCGTCTCGTGGAGGCACTGCGAACCGCTGCGATGGTCACTACCTTCAACGACGTCGACATGAGCGCCGTTCTGGAACTGCGCCGGCGGCATCAGGATTCTTTCCGGCAACGCTACGGCGTGAGTCTGGGCATCGTCTCCTTCTTTATCAAGGCCGCCATCCCCGCGCTGCGCACCTTCCCCCGTCTCAACGCGGAGATCCAGGGGGATGAAATGGTGCTCAAACATCATTACGACATCGGTATGGCCGTCGGCGCCGCCGAAGGGTTGGTCGTGCCCGTGCTTCGCAACGCCGACCGCATGTCGTTCGGCGCGCTCGAGCAGGCGATCAAATCATTCGCCCGCAAGACCGAGGACGGAACGCTCACGCTGGATGACCTGCGCGGCGGGACCTTCACCATCAGCAACGGAGGCGTGTTTGGCTCCCTGCTTTCCGCCCCGATCCTCAATCCGCCTCAAGTGGGCATCCTGGGCCTGCACAGAATTGAGGAACGTCCCGTGAGCTTCGCGGGCGAGATCCGGATCCGTCCCATGATGTACCTGGCCCTCAGTTACGATCACCGCATCGTGGACGGGCTGGAGGCAGTCCGCTTCCTCAAACGCATCAAGGAACTCGTCGAGCACCCCGAAGATCTGTTCCTGGAAAGCTAGACACAAGCAAAGAGGGATGAGGCACCTCACTCATTACTCAGCAACGTCTTTATGAAAATCAGCGCCGGCTTGCTCATGTATCGGTTTCGCGACGGAAACCTCGAAGTGTTTCTCGTCCATCCGGGTGGGCCGCTCTGGCAGAAAAAAAACGATGGTGCCTGGACCGTCAGCAAAGGAGAACTGGCACCGGGCGAGGAGGCGCTGGAAGCTGCCGGCCGTGAATTCGAGGAGGAAACAGGATTCATACCTCACGGGCCGTTTTTGGAGCTGACACCGATCCAACAGAAGGGCGGCAAGATCGTCCGGGCCTGGGCTTTTCCGGGCGACTGCGATCCGGTCAGGATAAAAAGCAACACCTTCAGCATGGAGTGGCCGCCGCACTCCGGCCGGAAGCGTGATTTTCCCGAAATCGATCGCGCCGCGTTTTTCGGCATCGAGGAAGCGAAGCGAAAGATCAATCAGGCGCAGGTTGCGCTGCTGGACGAACTGGTTCGGAAGTTTGCGGGTAAAGAGGATTAGCCGCGGATTCCATGGGTAGCATGAAATCATGGGAAAGAGACTGAACGCCCGTTCCCAGGATTCCGATGCGATGCGCGTGCCGCGGGGCCAGGTGCTTGGCAGCGATAGCGCCAGCGACGGCCGTGCGCACGTCGGTAAGGTAGCCCTCATCCAGGAGAACGCTCGCGAGCGCTCCCGTCTTCTGATAAAAGAGCAGCATGAGACCGTTGCTCGAATGGAGGTTCATTTCCGGATTTTGATAGAAACCCCTTGATCCCAGTCGCAAAATCGAGTTCGAAGGGGTGGACCGCTATCCCTCACATGAGGGATAGCGGCAGGCAGCGGCGCTCCAGAAGCGCTCACCGTAACGCTCGACGACCTGGGCATTGCCACTCGCGGATAGCTGTCTTAACGCCTCCTCCACCTGCCCCGGAGACCAGGATTCCAG encodes:
- a CDS encoding NUDIX domain-containing protein, with the translated sequence MKISAGLLMYRFRDGNLEVFLVHPGGPLWQKKNDGAWTVSKGELAPGEEALEAAGREFEEETGFIPHGPFLELTPIQQKGGKIVRAWAFPGDCDPVRIKSNTFSMEWPPHSGRKRDFPEIDRAAFFGIEEAKRKINQAQVALLDELVRKFAGKED
- the odhB gene encoding 2-oxoglutarate dehydrogenase complex dihydrolipoyllysine-residue succinyltransferase, whose protein sequence is MPVNLVVSQLGESVVEATVGHWRKAEGDFVNPGEVVVELETDKVDLEVGATHAGVLTRIERSEGQTVKIGDVLAVIAEAAPGPDAGPEKPRETPTVPPERTPAKETPSPAPRTMPGPEPTATPRSTPSARRLALEKGVDLRQVPASDEGAPITPADVEGYADAGEDRTEAALAAGAPSMVPAAPVEEAPGEERIRMSRRRLTIATRLVEALRTAAMVTTFNDVDMSAVLELRRRHQDSFRQRYGVSLGIVSFFIKAAIPALRTFPRLNAEIQGDEMVLKHHYDIGMAVGAAEGLVVPVLRNADRMSFGALEQAIKSFARKTEDGTLTLDDLRGGTFTISNGGVFGSLLSAPILNPPQVGILGLHRIEERPVSFAGEIRIRPMMYLALSYDHRIVDGLEAVRFLKRIKELVEHPEDLFLES
- a CDS encoding 2-oxoglutarate dehydrogenase E1 component gives rise to the protein MSERGRFGVFNEGYVAELYERYRRDPASVDPASRAIFERWAPPPPESMSQQPATLAALPCGKIVGAVNYVESIRKFGYMDARIDPLGSPPPGDPTLAIESHDVTEDDLRKLPAGIVVGAIAEGKANALEVVQALRRVYCSSIGYDYAHLRGPEERAWLLQAAESGWFRPPAHPIDPTALLERLTEVETFSRFLLHTFPGKSIFCGAGLDMLIPILDEVIGAAAESGVRNILIGMAHRARVDVLAQVLKKPYAQILTEFKDPMRGRNFREDLGWTGDVKYHAGARRALDGGKQINVVIAIPPNPSHLEAIDPVVEGMARAAGTDAGDPGSPRFDPTRMLPVLLHGDASFIGQGVVAETLNFERLPGYTTGGTVHIIVNNQLGYTTTTAESRSTLYASDLARGFKIPIAHVNADDPEACVEVARLAFAYRARFHRDFLIDLVGYRRYGHNEGDEPRFTQPLMYQKIDSHPTVREIWARTLLERGGVDQGLPDQLLRKHTEALQRAWEQLRPEEVLVEPTPARPPAGAARKARTAVAAERLRELNRALLELPHGFTLHSKLVRARERRRKELDDPDAKTIHWATAEDLAFASILADGIPIRLTGQDVERGTFSQRHCVLHDLKTGASFTPLQALPQARASFAVFNSPLTENAAVGFEYGYSLQEPSRFVLWEAQYGDFINGAQVMIDEFILSARAKWGLIPSLALLLPHGFEGQGPDHSSARPERFLQLAAETNVRVANCTTAAQYFHLLRLQASLLKIDPLPLVVMTPKSLLRHPLVASPLRDLAEGSWQRVIDDAHARRTPEGINRLILCSGKIYVDLVGSSYRGKNPAIAICRLEQLCPFPQEELMPVLDGYRNLEEVVWVQEEPENMGAWDFVRPLLRRLIQGRWPLRYVGRSRSSSPAEGSAARHAHNQDAIVRQAYNPRLDIGQEDMVLIEKL